The proteins below come from a single Mya arenaria isolate MELC-2E11 chromosome 8, ASM2691426v1 genomic window:
- the LOC128242892 gene encoding trafficking protein particle complex subunit 8-like isoform X3, whose translation MAQHKQSAHDFIQCTFSPQVAVLTSSDAEVLCQKNNLSFVQLVQPFCRLKTEAHIKDPNNVQHNLQHLRINMVDMNSHVSTPAVAKKMMHDAVSNEQPQMTEGSRGNVITVGDYDLQLSSTTPWFEAYRECFLQTLPPSEHEFLKHCLACIFVVSSNHPEPLRMLQTLSSSQQQQQSQFPNKLPQWFSPNILKYYVIVHDMVEAEAQKTEDVYQTMKSSFGHQSCHLLQINSRSMTAVETMATDTSLPDPWGQFLHKTPETGKKPNKAKYFIAWEGVDYDGSASSGAEDVAFPSRVEEGEPEPVTHVEGNAGVNGVGNNSAVIDHPLALSNESPLNSPGFEDYPQIPSTKSSMTSISSMHSNMSKSGSFHLEKGRVSGHGMCLTASDQDRLRIFIHEFAVRALIPWAERQMRTLNELLMSRTGIRKSIMGTAKKLFGGNPSKTSQVTNTATTVVYSKDAPELQMRRLADLAFLFQLYEFSYNTYHTAKRDFNNDHAWLHFAGALEMASLAIFMQGPQGQRAYPDHYMESAITTYIQSCKNVPYSVRATLVSTEALKSRGKYKDAAMQFIKMMSEESDLRSALLLEQAAHCFINMRAPMVRKYAFHMILAGHRFTKAGQRKHALRAYSQALQIYKGKGWSLSEDHINFTVGRQSHNLKQLENATVAFKHLLTEHSKQSAMQQNSFLREYLFVYRQLLMQEAEETGLQSNTLPELPLPALDSNATKVLLGARPTPSQGDKMYASGVWFEDSDTAAGKWERLEELLVMSVNGSLPVVHRPVKTLYTDKTDNKFNPVAYVREPITVEFYLVNPLKVALTLTDVMLLWSFLPTIGSHDKPQLITNETMVTAKNNLADEIIHGQVVREIVLQGNDRLPVQMTLTPHQMGDLRIYGLTYNLGSSSTTFMAPTQGPDNPLGGSGGTGGPSKASYVSTVFVRGKQKIEVQGPRLNGKKDEMVNKIYGPDRRLDLTIQQEMPILQVSFLNFPKTLLCGEVHPVTVTFTNVGSTPLHRLKLATSNPKYLVLGLNTDIRTSTSVYTSSSDCNETSSCVNCDPCAVKRVIDIDIPEGVLHPNSSISLPLWVRGNDIGGVHEVDLLFYYESAKQTNKPKYRLLRHNILVNTVESLSVRAVAQRACKHSSEKESPSVGEFLISCELENLSQQTSRSHVREVFVRQVSCASKQWAIQSLSKYHNNGVCIGSRELLQVCLKACHLPSQPSAEGNVTFSDIPFQENKLCSSVTPCRDFYVRSGVKLQTLEEQTTMVSPSAQLAPPTRDEGQDFAPLNCAIDMDITLIILWQATVVDSAGTESVCVGQHHVVVEKPDNIFTSYPFQHVPRERAPVRFVREEAADEETKPAFEVLTQLVSYSLQHPTNISHDFTKARVCCLGVKLTFQNNSEATVIVLIDTSKAQQRLSEYQEGGPALDTVGSGFSWVGQTQRQVSLAPKQVLEVPLTVSFSRPGVFNINNLAVFVAHTPDTSQMTLQKQTKPSVITVANTGGSRDV comes from the exons ATGGcacaacataaacaaagtgCACATGACTTCATTCAATGCACGTTTAGTCCACAAGTTGCCGTTCTAACCAGCAGTGATGCGGAAGTCTTATGTCAGAAAAACAATCTATCTTTCGTTCAGTTGGTTCAACCTTTCTGTCGACTAAAAACAGAAG ctCACATCAAGGACCCAAACAATGTCCAGCACAATCTTCAACATCTTCGAATCAACATGGTGGACATGAACAGTCATGTGTCAACGCCCGCTGTTGCTAAGAAGATGATGCATGATGCTGTAAGCAATGAGCAACCACAGATGACTGAGGGAAGTCGGGGCAATGTAATCACTGTTGGAGATTATGATCTTCAACTCAGCT ctACTACACCCTGGTTTGAGGCATACAGAGAGTGCTTCCTTCAAACTTTACCGCCATCTGAGCATGAGTTTCTGAAGCACTGCCTAGCTT GCATATTTGTGGTGTCCTCGAACCACCCTGAGCCACTACGCATGCTGCAGACCCTATCCAGCAGCCAGCAACAGCAGCAGTCCCAGTTCCCGAACAAACTCCCCCAATGGTTCTCCCCGAACATCCTCAAATACTACGTTATTGTGCATGATATGGTGGAGGCTGAGGCGCAGAA gACAGAGGATGTATATCAGACCATGAAGTCATCATTTGGACACCAGAGCTGCCACCTACTGCAGATAAACTCACGCTCAATGACAGCAGTGGAAACCATGGCAACTGACACAAGTCTGCCAGACCCCTGGGGCCAGTTCCTACACAAAACACCGGAAACTGGG AAAAAGCCAAATAAGGCTAAATATTTTATAGCTTGG GAAGGGGTTGACTATGATGGCTCAGCCAGCAGTGGGGCTGAAGATGTGGCGTTTCCCAGCAGGGTGGAGGAGGGGGAACCGGAACCAGTCACACATGTTGAAGGAAATG CAGGTGTGAATGGTGTGGGCAACAATTCTGCTGTTATTGACCACCCACTGGCTCTCAGCAATGAGAGCCCTTTGAATAGCCCTGGGTTTGAGGATTATCCACAGATACCTTCAACAAAG AGCTCAATGACCAGTATCAGCAGTATGCATTCGAACATGTCCAAGTCTGGGTCGTTCCATTTGGAGAAGGGTCGTGTATCAGGTCACGGGATGTGCCTCACTGCCAGCGACCAGGACCGACTCCGTATCTTTATACATGAGTTTGCCGTGCGGGCTCTCATTCCCTGGGCTGAGAGGCAGATGAGGACTTTGAATGAATTG cTGATGTCGAGGACTGGAATCCGTAAATCCATTATGGGCACGGCCAAGAAGCTGTTTGGGGGTAACCCTAGTAAGACCAGCCAAGTCACGAACACTGCAACCACTGTCGT CTACTCGAAGGATGCCCCTGAACTACAGATGCGACGCCTAGCTGACCTGGCCTTCCTGTTTCAGCTGTATGAGTTTTCTTACAATACGTACCACACAGCTAAACGAGACTTTAACAACGACCATGCATGGCTGCATTTTGCTGGGGCACTG GAGATGGCATCCCTGGCTATATTTATGCAGGGTCCGCAGGGCCAGCGAGCCTACCCTGACCACTATATGGAGTCGGCCATCACAACCTACATACAGTCATGCAA AAATGTGCCCTACTCTGTGAGGGCTACCCTGGTCAGTACAGAGGCCCTGAAGAGCCGGGGAAAGTACAAGGATGCCGCCATGCAGTTCATTAAGATGATGAGTGAG GAGTCTGACCTGCGTAGTGCACTGTTACTGGAGCAGGCAGCCCACTGTTTCATCAACATGCGGGCCCCAATGGTTCGCAAATATGCCTTTCACATGATTCTAGCTGGACACAGGTTCACCAAGGCCGGACAG AGGAAGCATGCTTTGCGAGCGTACAGCCAGGCCCTGCAGATATACAAGGGTAAGGGATGGTCCCTGTCAGAGGACCACATCAACTTCACTGTGGGTCGACAGTCTCACAACCTGAAGCAGCTGGAGAACGCGACTGTGGCGTTTAAACACCTCCTCACTGAGCACAGCAAGCAGTCCGCCATGCAGCAAAACTCCTTCCTCCGGGAGTACCTGTTTGTGTATAGG CAACTGCTAATGCAGGAGGCTGAAGAGACCGGTCTTCAATCCAACACCCTGCCAGAGTTACCCCTCCCTGCCCTGGATAGTAACGCCACCAAGGTCCTCCTGGGGGCCCGGCCTACACCTTCACAGG GTGACAAGATGTATGCGAGTGGTGTCTGGTTTGAGGACTCTGATACAGCTGCCGGCAAGTGGGAGAGACTGGAAGAGCTGCTTGTCATGTCAGTCAATGGCTCACTTCCTGTCGTGCACCGACCTGTGAAGACACTCTACACAGACAAGACAGACAACAAGTTCAACCCAGTGGCGTATGTCAGAG AGCCCATCACCGTAGAGTTCTACCTGGTAAACCCACTGAAggtggccttgaccttgactgATGTCATGTTGCTATGGAGTTTCCTACCAACCATCGGCAGCCATGATAAACCTCAGCTCATTACAAATGAAACCATGGTCACTGCTAAG AACAATCTTGCTGATGAGATCATTCATGGTCAGGTGGTGCGAGAGATTGTCCTTCAGGGAAATGACAGGCTCCCA GTTCAGATGACGCTAACACCGCACCAGATGGGTGACCTGCGTATCTATGGACTCACGTACAACCTGGGTAGCTCTTCCACCACATTTATGGCCCCGACTCAGGGGCCAGACAACCCCCTGGGTGGGAGTGGGGGCACTGGCGGCCCTAGTAAGGCGAGCTACGTAAGTACGGTGTTCGTGCGGGGTAAACAGAAGATTGAGGTACAGGGTCCCCGGCTTAATGGGAAGAAAGATGAGATGGTGAACAAAATCTACGGCCCTGACCGACGCCTTGACCTCACCATTCAACAGGAAATGCCCATACTACAG gtgtcatttttaaatttccCAAAGACTCTATTGTGTGGAGAAGTTCACCCTGTGACagtaacatttacaaatgttgGCTCCACTCCTCTACATAGACTCAAACTAGCCACATCTAACCCCAAATATCTAGTGCTAGGACTTAATACTGACATTAGGACTTCTACAAGTGTGTATACTAGTTCCTCGGACTGTAACGAGACCTCGTCATGTGTAAACTGTGATCCCTGTGCGGTGAAACGTGTGATAGATATTGACATTCCTGAAGGTGTGTTGCATCCCAACTCTAGTATAAGTCTACCCCTCTGGGTGCGGGGAAACGATATCGGGGGCGTGCATGAAGTGGATTTACTCTTCTATTACGAGTCTGCTAAGCAGACTAATAAACCTAA ATACCGCTTACTACGTCATAACATTCTAGTCAACACAGTTGAGTCCCTGAGTGTACGAGCGGTGGCCCAGAGGGCGTGTAAACATTCCAGTGAGAAGGAATCCCCCAGTGTAGGGGAGTTCCTCATTTCCTGTGAACTGGAAAACCTCAGTCAG CAGACGTCACGTAGCCATGTACGGGAGGTGTTTGTACGACAGGTGTCTTGTGCCAGTAAACAGTGGGCCATACAGTCTCTATCCAAGTACCATAACAATG GAGTGTGTATTGGGAGTAGGGAGCTGCTGCAGGTGTGTCTGAAGGCTTGTCACCTGCCCAGCCAGCCGTCAGCTGAGGGCAATGTCACGTTCTCTGATATCCCATTCCAAGAAAATAAG TTGTGTAGCAGTGTGACTCCGTGTCGAGACTTCTATGTGCGGTCAGGGGTGAAATTGCAAACACTGGAGGAGCAGACAACAATGGTGTCACCATCGGCCCAGCTAGCCCCGCCCACCAGGGACGAAGGGCAGGATTTTGCACCCCTCAATTGTGCTATAGACATGGACATTACCCTTATCATACTGTGGCAG GCTACAGTGGTTGACAGTGCGGGGACGGAGTCTGTGTGTGTTGGCCAGCATCATGTGGTTGTggaaaagccagacaatatcTTCACTTCATACCCATTCCAACAT GTACCTCGAGAGCGTGCCCCAGTGAGGTTTGTAAGGGAGGAGGCTGCTGATGAGGAGACCAAGCCGGCTTTTGAGGTTCTCACCCAGCTAGTGTCCTACAGCCTCCAACACCCCACCAACATCTCCCATGACTTCACAAAGGCCAG GGTGTGTTGTCTCGGTGTGAAGCTAACCTTCCAGAACAATTCAGAGGCCACCGTCATCGTCCTCATCGACACAAGCAAGGCACAACAAAG GTTGAGTGAGTACCAGGAGGGTGGACCTGCTCTGGACACAGTTGGGTCTGGCTTCTCCTGGGTGGGGCAGACACAGAGGCAGGTCAGCCTTGCTCCCAAACAG GTGTTGGAGGTACCATTAACTGTGTCATTCAGTCGTCCAGGTGTGTTCAACATTAACAACCTGGCTGTGTTTGTTGCACACACTCCCGATACATCCCAGATGACCCTCCAGAAACAGACCAAGCCCAGCGTCATCACTGTTGCGAATACTGGAGGGAGTAGGGATGTGTGA
- the LOC128242892 gene encoding trafficking protein particle complex subunit 8-like isoform X2 translates to MAQHKQSAHDFIQCTFSPQVAVLTSSDAEVLCQKNNLSFVQLVQPFCRLKTEAHIKDPNNVQHNLQHLRINMVDMNSHVSTPAVAKKMMHDAVSNEQPQMTEGSRGNVITVGDYDLQLSSTTPWFEAYRECFLQTLPPSEHEFLKHCLACIFVVSSNHPEPLRMLQTLSSSQQQQQSQFPNKLPQWFSPNILKYYVIVHDMVEAEAQKTEDVYQTMKSSFGHQSCHLLQINSRSMTAVETMATDTSLPDPWGQFLHKTPETGKKPNKAKYFIAWEGVDYDGSASSGAEDVAFPSRVEEGEPEPVTHVEGNGVNGVGNNSAVIDHPLALSNESPLNSPGFEDYPQIPSTKSSMTSISSMHSNMSKSGSFHLEKGRVSGHGMCLTASDQDRLRIFIHEFAVRALIPWAERQMRTLNELLMSRTGIRKSIMGTAKKLFGGNPSKTSQVTNTATTVVYSKDAPELQMRRLADLAFLFQLYEFSYNTYHTAKRDFNNDHAWLHFAGALEMASLAIFMQGPQGQRAYPDHYMESAITTYIQSCKNVPYSVRATLVSTEALKSRGKYKDAAMQFIKMMSEESDLRSALLLEQAAHCFINMRAPMVRKYAFHMILAGHRFTKAGQRKHALRAYSQALQIYKGKGWSLSEDHINFTVGRQSHNLKQLENATVAFKHLLTEHSKQSAMQQNSFLREYLFVYRQLLMQEAEETGLQSNTLPELPLPALDSNATKVLLGARPTPSQGDKMYASGVWFEDSDTAAGKWERLEELLVMSVNGSLPVVHRPVKTLYTDKTDNKFNPVAYVREPITVEFYLVNPLKVALTLTDVMLLWSFLPTIGSHDKPQLITNETMVTAKNNLADEIIHGQVVREIVLQGNDRLPVQMTLTPHQMGDLRIYGLTYNLGSSSTTFMAPTQGPDNPLGGSGGTGGPSKASYVSTVFVRGKQKIEVQGPRLNGKKDEMVNKIYGPDRRLDLTIQQEMPILQVSFLNFPKTLLCGEVHPVTVTFTNVGSTPLHRLKLATSNPKYLVLGLNTDIRTSTSVYTSSSDCNETSSCVNCDPCAVKRVIDIDIPEGVLHPNSSISLPLWVRGNDIGGVHEVDLLFYYESAKQTNKPKYRLLRHNILVNTVESLSVRAVAQRACKHSSEKESPSVGEFLISCELENLSQQQTSRSHVREVFVRQVSCASKQWAIQSLSKYHNNGVCIGSRELLQVCLKACHLPSQPSAEGNVTFSDIPFQENKLCSSVTPCRDFYVRSGVKLQTLEEQTTMVSPSAQLAPPTRDEGQDFAPLNCAIDMDITLIILWQATVVDSAGTESVCVGQHHVVVEKPDNIFTSYPFQHVPRERAPVRFVREEAADEETKPAFEVLTQLVSYSLQHPTNISHDFTKARVCCLGVKLTFQNNSEATVIVLIDTSKAQQRLSEYQEGGPALDTVGSGFSWVGQTQRQVSLAPKQVLEVPLTVSFSRPGVFNINNLAVFVAHTPDTSQMTLQKQTKPSVITVANTGGSRDV, encoded by the exons ATGGcacaacataaacaaagtgCACATGACTTCATTCAATGCACGTTTAGTCCACAAGTTGCCGTTCTAACCAGCAGTGATGCGGAAGTCTTATGTCAGAAAAACAATCTATCTTTCGTTCAGTTGGTTCAACCTTTCTGTCGACTAAAAACAGAAG ctCACATCAAGGACCCAAACAATGTCCAGCACAATCTTCAACATCTTCGAATCAACATGGTGGACATGAACAGTCATGTGTCAACGCCCGCTGTTGCTAAGAAGATGATGCATGATGCTGTAAGCAATGAGCAACCACAGATGACTGAGGGAAGTCGGGGCAATGTAATCACTGTTGGAGATTATGATCTTCAACTCAGCT ctACTACACCCTGGTTTGAGGCATACAGAGAGTGCTTCCTTCAAACTTTACCGCCATCTGAGCATGAGTTTCTGAAGCACTGCCTAGCTT GCATATTTGTGGTGTCCTCGAACCACCCTGAGCCACTACGCATGCTGCAGACCCTATCCAGCAGCCAGCAACAGCAGCAGTCCCAGTTCCCGAACAAACTCCCCCAATGGTTCTCCCCGAACATCCTCAAATACTACGTTATTGTGCATGATATGGTGGAGGCTGAGGCGCAGAA gACAGAGGATGTATATCAGACCATGAAGTCATCATTTGGACACCAGAGCTGCCACCTACTGCAGATAAACTCACGCTCAATGACAGCAGTGGAAACCATGGCAACTGACACAAGTCTGCCAGACCCCTGGGGCCAGTTCCTACACAAAACACCGGAAACTGGG AAAAAGCCAAATAAGGCTAAATATTTTATAGCTTGG GAAGGGGTTGACTATGATGGCTCAGCCAGCAGTGGGGCTGAAGATGTGGCGTTTCCCAGCAGGGTGGAGGAGGGGGAACCGGAACCAGTCACACATGTTGAAGGAAATG GTGTGAATGGTGTGGGCAACAATTCTGCTGTTATTGACCACCCACTGGCTCTCAGCAATGAGAGCCCTTTGAATAGCCCTGGGTTTGAGGATTATCCACAGATACCTTCAACAAAG AGCTCAATGACCAGTATCAGCAGTATGCATTCGAACATGTCCAAGTCTGGGTCGTTCCATTTGGAGAAGGGTCGTGTATCAGGTCACGGGATGTGCCTCACTGCCAGCGACCAGGACCGACTCCGTATCTTTATACATGAGTTTGCCGTGCGGGCTCTCATTCCCTGGGCTGAGAGGCAGATGAGGACTTTGAATGAATTG cTGATGTCGAGGACTGGAATCCGTAAATCCATTATGGGCACGGCCAAGAAGCTGTTTGGGGGTAACCCTAGTAAGACCAGCCAAGTCACGAACACTGCAACCACTGTCGT CTACTCGAAGGATGCCCCTGAACTACAGATGCGACGCCTAGCTGACCTGGCCTTCCTGTTTCAGCTGTATGAGTTTTCTTACAATACGTACCACACAGCTAAACGAGACTTTAACAACGACCATGCATGGCTGCATTTTGCTGGGGCACTG GAGATGGCATCCCTGGCTATATTTATGCAGGGTCCGCAGGGCCAGCGAGCCTACCCTGACCACTATATGGAGTCGGCCATCACAACCTACATACAGTCATGCAA AAATGTGCCCTACTCTGTGAGGGCTACCCTGGTCAGTACAGAGGCCCTGAAGAGCCGGGGAAAGTACAAGGATGCCGCCATGCAGTTCATTAAGATGATGAGTGAG GAGTCTGACCTGCGTAGTGCACTGTTACTGGAGCAGGCAGCCCACTGTTTCATCAACATGCGGGCCCCAATGGTTCGCAAATATGCCTTTCACATGATTCTAGCTGGACACAGGTTCACCAAGGCCGGACAG AGGAAGCATGCTTTGCGAGCGTACAGCCAGGCCCTGCAGATATACAAGGGTAAGGGATGGTCCCTGTCAGAGGACCACATCAACTTCACTGTGGGTCGACAGTCTCACAACCTGAAGCAGCTGGAGAACGCGACTGTGGCGTTTAAACACCTCCTCACTGAGCACAGCAAGCAGTCCGCCATGCAGCAAAACTCCTTCCTCCGGGAGTACCTGTTTGTGTATAGG CAACTGCTAATGCAGGAGGCTGAAGAGACCGGTCTTCAATCCAACACCCTGCCAGAGTTACCCCTCCCTGCCCTGGATAGTAACGCCACCAAGGTCCTCCTGGGGGCCCGGCCTACACCTTCACAGG GTGACAAGATGTATGCGAGTGGTGTCTGGTTTGAGGACTCTGATACAGCTGCCGGCAAGTGGGAGAGACTGGAAGAGCTGCTTGTCATGTCAGTCAATGGCTCACTTCCTGTCGTGCACCGACCTGTGAAGACACTCTACACAGACAAGACAGACAACAAGTTCAACCCAGTGGCGTATGTCAGAG AGCCCATCACCGTAGAGTTCTACCTGGTAAACCCACTGAAggtggccttgaccttgactgATGTCATGTTGCTATGGAGTTTCCTACCAACCATCGGCAGCCATGATAAACCTCAGCTCATTACAAATGAAACCATGGTCACTGCTAAG AACAATCTTGCTGATGAGATCATTCATGGTCAGGTGGTGCGAGAGATTGTCCTTCAGGGAAATGACAGGCTCCCA GTTCAGATGACGCTAACACCGCACCAGATGGGTGACCTGCGTATCTATGGACTCACGTACAACCTGGGTAGCTCTTCCACCACATTTATGGCCCCGACTCAGGGGCCAGACAACCCCCTGGGTGGGAGTGGGGGCACTGGCGGCCCTAGTAAGGCGAGCTACGTAAGTACGGTGTTCGTGCGGGGTAAACAGAAGATTGAGGTACAGGGTCCCCGGCTTAATGGGAAGAAAGATGAGATGGTGAACAAAATCTACGGCCCTGACCGACGCCTTGACCTCACCATTCAACAGGAAATGCCCATACTACAG gtgtcatttttaaatttccCAAAGACTCTATTGTGTGGAGAAGTTCACCCTGTGACagtaacatttacaaatgttgGCTCCACTCCTCTACATAGACTCAAACTAGCCACATCTAACCCCAAATATCTAGTGCTAGGACTTAATACTGACATTAGGACTTCTACAAGTGTGTATACTAGTTCCTCGGACTGTAACGAGACCTCGTCATGTGTAAACTGTGATCCCTGTGCGGTGAAACGTGTGATAGATATTGACATTCCTGAAGGTGTGTTGCATCCCAACTCTAGTATAAGTCTACCCCTCTGGGTGCGGGGAAACGATATCGGGGGCGTGCATGAAGTGGATTTACTCTTCTATTACGAGTCTGCTAAGCAGACTAATAAACCTAA ATACCGCTTACTACGTCATAACATTCTAGTCAACACAGTTGAGTCCCTGAGTGTACGAGCGGTGGCCCAGAGGGCGTGTAAACATTCCAGTGAGAAGGAATCCCCCAGTGTAGGGGAGTTCCTCATTTCCTGTGAACTGGAAAACCTCAGTCAG CAGCAGACGTCACGTAGCCATGTACGGGAGGTGTTTGTACGACAGGTGTCTTGTGCCAGTAAACAGTGGGCCATACAGTCTCTATCCAAGTACCATAACAATG GAGTGTGTATTGGGAGTAGGGAGCTGCTGCAGGTGTGTCTGAAGGCTTGTCACCTGCCCAGCCAGCCGTCAGCTGAGGGCAATGTCACGTTCTCTGATATCCCATTCCAAGAAAATAAG TTGTGTAGCAGTGTGACTCCGTGTCGAGACTTCTATGTGCGGTCAGGGGTGAAATTGCAAACACTGGAGGAGCAGACAACAATGGTGTCACCATCGGCCCAGCTAGCCCCGCCCACCAGGGACGAAGGGCAGGATTTTGCACCCCTCAATTGTGCTATAGACATGGACATTACCCTTATCATACTGTGGCAG GCTACAGTGGTTGACAGTGCGGGGACGGAGTCTGTGTGTGTTGGCCAGCATCATGTGGTTGTggaaaagccagacaatatcTTCACTTCATACCCATTCCAACAT GTACCTCGAGAGCGTGCCCCAGTGAGGTTTGTAAGGGAGGAGGCTGCTGATGAGGAGACCAAGCCGGCTTTTGAGGTTCTCACCCAGCTAGTGTCCTACAGCCTCCAACACCCCACCAACATCTCCCATGACTTCACAAAGGCCAG GGTGTGTTGTCTCGGTGTGAAGCTAACCTTCCAGAACAATTCAGAGGCCACCGTCATCGTCCTCATCGACACAAGCAAGGCACAACAAAG GTTGAGTGAGTACCAGGAGGGTGGACCTGCTCTGGACACAGTTGGGTCTGGCTTCTCCTGGGTGGGGCAGACACAGAGGCAGGTCAGCCTTGCTCCCAAACAG GTGTTGGAGGTACCATTAACTGTGTCATTCAGTCGTCCAGGTGTGTTCAACATTAACAACCTGGCTGTGTTTGTTGCACACACTCCCGATACATCCCAGATGACCCTCCAGAAACAGACCAAGCCCAGCGTCATCACTGTTGCGAATACTGGAGGGAGTAGGGATGTGTGA